Genomic DNA from Bosea sp. (in: a-proteobacteria):
TATCCGGGCAGCCTCATGCTGCTGATGCTGTCGCTGGGGCTCACCGTGCTGGTCACCGGCGCGTTTCTGGTGCGTTTCGGCGGCTGGACCCGGCTGGATGCCTTGCTGGCCTCAGCGCCCGGCGCGCTGTCCGCCGTGATGGCTGTCGCCAGTGATCTCGGCAGCAGCCTCTCCCGCATCGCCATCATCCAGTTCTTCCGCCTGTTCGTGCTGGTGGCTGCGATACCAAGCTTGCTGGTGATCTCGGGCGTCGGCGCCGGCCAGGCTCCTGCGCCGCCTCCGCCGCCCAATCTGCCCGACACGGTCCTGATGATCGCCTGCGCGCTGGCGGCAGGGCTGCTGCTCAAACGGCTTGGCTTGGTCGCCCCGTTCATCATCGGCGCCACGCTGTCGAGCATGCTGCTGCATGCCTTTGACATCGTGCACGGCTCCTTGCCCGCGCCGCTCACCTTGCTTGCCTTTCTGATCCTGGGCGGCATGGTCGGGGCACGGCTTGGCGGGCTCGACAGGGCGGCCGTGGGTCGGCTCATGCCGCTGGCCATCGGCGCCTTCATCGCCTCCGTGGCCATCGGCGCTCTGCTGGCCTGGCCTGCCGCGCTGCTCGCGGGCGTCAGCTACGGCACGGCCTTCATCGCCTTCGCCCCCGGCGGGCTCGAGGCCATGGCCATGCTGGCCGTCGTGCTGGGGCTGGATCCGCTCTATGTCGGCGCGCACCATCTGGTGCGCTTCATGGCGGTTGGCTTTCTCCTGCCCATCGCGGGCCGCCTGCTGTGCAAGCCACGGCATGACGAGCCGCACGCCGGCCAGTGAGGCCATGGCTGGCACATCGGCCCCGCCCGCGCTAAAGCTGGTGCGAGGCAGGCCAGGGGCCTTGCTGGAACAGCACAGGAATCGACACTCATGAAAGCGGTCAGAGTCATCGCCGGCCCCTATTCCTTCACCGGCCATTTCGAGGAGGCGCTGGCGCCCAAGACATGCGCCGCCTTCATCAAGGCCATGCCTTTCGCAAGCAAGATCATCCACGTGCGCTGGAGCGGCGAGGGCGTGTGGTCGCCGCTAGGCGATCTCGATTTCGGCGTCGGCTACGAGAACAACACCTGCTATCCCGCGCCCGGCCAGATCATCCTTTATCCAGGCGGCGTCAGCGAGACCGAGATCCTGCTCGCCTATGGCAACGTGAACTTCGCGTCCAAGGCTGGCCAGCTCTCGGGCAACCACTTCATCACCCTCACCTCCGGCCTGGAGAACATCCATGCGCTCGGACGCAAGGTGCTGTGGGAAGGCGCCATGGACATCCGCTACGAACTGATCTGAGGGGGGCCTCGCTCCACGCTCCGCGCTTCACCTGCGCCTGCAACTTCATGCCCGACGCGTGGCCTTGCCGGTGAAGACCTGCGACGCCACGGTTCGGCTTCATCCCGCCACCAATGGCGACAAGACATGCTGCGAATGGGAGGCCGACATGGCGAGCACAATCAAGGGACCGGCGATCTTCCTCGCGCAGTTCGCGGGCGAGGCGGCGCCGTTCAATTCATGGGGTGCGATCACGAAATGGGCCGGCTCGCTCGGCTACAAGGGCGTGCAGGTGCCGACTTGGGACGGGCGCCTGTTCGATTTGGGGAAGGCAGCCGAGAGCAAGAGCTATTGCGACGACCTCACGGGTGTCGCAGCCGAGAATGGGGTGGTGATCACCGAGCTGTCCACCCATCTCCAGGGCCAGCTCGTTGCCGTCAATCCGGCCTATGACGCCGCCTTCGATGCCTTCGCGCCGCCCCAGCTGCACGGCAAGCCCAAGGAACGGCAGGCCTGGGCTGTGGAGCAGATGCTTCTGGCGGCGAAGGCCTCACGCAATCTCGGCCTCGACGCCTCGGTCTCCTTCACGGGCGCGCTGGCCTGGCCCTTTGTCTATCCCTGGCCGCAGCGCCCGCAAGGACTGATCGAAACGGCATTTTCGGAGCTTGCGCGGCGATGGCGCCCCATCCTGGATGCCTATGACGAGACAGGCTGCGATGTCTGCTTCGAGATCCATCCTGGCGAGGATGTGTTCGACGGGGCGACATTCGAGATGTTTCTCGATGCGCTCAAAGGGCATAGCCGCTGCAACATCAACTATGATCCCAGCCACTTTCTGCTGATGCAGCTCGATTATCTGGCCTTCATCGACATCTACCATGAGCGCATCAAGGCCTTCCATGTGAAGGATGCCGAGTTCAACCCGAGCGGCCGTCAGGGCGTCTATTCAGGCTACCAGCCCTGGATCAACCGCGCCGGGCGCTTCCGCTCGCTTGGCGATGGCCAGGTCGATTTCTCGGCCATCTTTTCGAAGCTCGCCGCTTGCGACTATGCCTCCTGGGCCGTGCTCGAATGGGAATGCTGCCTCAAGCATCCGGAGGACGGCGCGGCCGAAGGCGCTCCCTTCATCGCCAGCCACATCATCCGCGTGACAGAGAAGGCCTTCGATGATTTCGCCGGCGGCGAGGTCGACAAGGCGCAGATCGACCGTCTCCTGGGACTGGGTTGAGGAGGCAGCCATGGTCGAGGCACGAAGCGACGCCGGGCAGGGGCGCATCCGCCTTGGCATGGTCGGCGGCGGAGAGGGCGCGTTCATCGGCTCGGTCCACCGCATGGCGGCGCGGCTGGACGATCACTTTCAGCTCCTGGCCGGCTGCCTTTCCTCGACGCCCGAGAAGGCGCAGCGCTCCGGAGAGGCGCTGGGGCTGGACCGCGCCCGCATCTATGGCGACTTCGTCACGATGGCGAAGCGCGAGGCGCGGCGGAAGGACGGCATCGAGGCCGTGTCCATCGTCACGCCCAACCACATGCACGCCCCGGCGGCGGCCGCCTTCCTGAAGGCCGGCATCCATGTCATCTGCGACAAGCCGCTGACCACCACGCTGAAGGACGCGCTGAAGCTGAAGGCGCTGGCGCAGACATCCGGGCTGATCTTCGCCGTCACGCACAACTACACCGGCTATCCCATGGTGCGGCATGCCCGCGCCATGGTCGAGGCGGGCGAGCTTGGCGACATCCGCGTGGTGCAGGTCGAGTATGCGCAGGATTGGCTGACGACCAGGCTGGAGGATAGCGGCCAGAAACAGGCCGCCTGGCGGACCGATCCCCAGCGATCCGGCGCGGGCGGCTGCATCGGCGACATCGGCACCCATGCCTACAATCTCGCCGATTACATCACCGGCATTCCCGTCACCGCGCTGTGCGCCGAGCTCACCGCCTTCGTGCCCGGCCGCGCGCTCGACGACAATGCCCAGATCATGCTGCGCTATGCCAATGGCGCGCGCGGGCTGCTCTGGGCCAGCCAGGTCGCGCCGGGCAACGAGAACGCGCTGGCCATCCGCGTCTATGGCGCGAAGGGCGGATTGTCGTGGCGCCAGGAGCATCCCAACCAGCTCCTCTGGTCTCCGCTTGGCGAGGCGCCGCGCATCATCTCACGCGGGACGGGCGCGGCCAATGCGGCCGCAGCGCGGGTGACACGCATTCCGTCTGGCCATCCGGAGGGCTATATCGAAGGCTTCGCCACGATCTACAGCGAGGTGGCGCAGGCCATCATCGCGGCTCGCAGCAGCTCTGCGCCTGCCCCCGGGGTGCACTTCCCCACCATCGATGACGGGGTCAGGGGCGTCGCCTTCATCGAGGCGGCCGTGCGCTCCTCCGCCGCCGGCGCTCGCTGGGTGCCCCTGGACTGATCGGGCATGGGCATAAGGAACAGCCGTGGCGGGCTTGGCAGAACGATCGGGCACTGGCTGGCCCACGCGCATCGCCGAGCCCGTCCAGGCTCATGGCCGGCGGCGCGGCCGGTTCCTTACTGTGTCAGAACAGCCTCGGATAAGTCTGGACCGACGCCATTCGGAATGGGGTTAACTGTTCCGCCATGGTTGCTGTTGAGGACCAAGGTCGGACACCTGGTCAGAATGATCTGGCGGACCACCATGATCGTGTGAGGCCGACTGGTCGGCTATCGGTGCCGTCGCTCCGATGAGAAGGCTGCACACCGGCAGATGAATGGCACGGAGGAGCATCCGCTCATTGTTGCCCGTGATCCGATGCATCCGCCAGGTTCACGACGCGCGATCAGCGCGAACTGGAACCGCGACGGGATCACGGCTTGCAGGCAATCGATCGGCATCATCGGGCCGCCCATGCAACCGCGTTCAAGATGGGAGCACGTCAGCTGTCACGCCCTAACCGTCCAGGAGGCTCCGGATATCGTCGATCGTGTCGAGCTGGGTGACGTCAAACGATGCATCGGCCAGATCAATGCCAAACGTCTCCTCAAGGAGCATCATCAGCTGCGTTGCTGCGAACGAATCGAGCCGCCCGCTAAAGAACAGCGAGTCGCTGTCGCGCACGCCGCTCACATCGCCCCTTTCTGACAGCAGCTCAAGAACGCGCTGCCGGATTGTTTCGATCCTCGCGGAAACAGAGGTTGCCGTGGTCATCGGGTCAGGCTCCGAACAGGCCGAGCAGGAAGGTGAAACGGTCCGACAGATCGCCCTCGAGCCAGACGCTGTCGAATATCTTCAAGAAGCAGAAGAACAGTATGACCTGCACGCGCGGCAAGACATCATGGCACCAGACCCCGTCCGCCGGGCTGGTCTTGCGGCCCCAGAGCTGGGAGACGATCAGGCCTGCCGACAGCATGCAGACATAGAAGGCGAGCGTGACCAGGCGGTCAAGTTCCAATGTGGGTGAGCCATTGGCAAAAACATGGGAAACGAAAATCAGATGATAGATGAAATTACCAATGCCGGCCGCGCAGAAAGTTGCGAACGCAATCCGCAGACGCGGTGAATTCTTGAAGAAACGCAAGAATGCCGGGTAGAAGAAAAAATCAACAAGCAATTCCTTGAAATAATAGTAGTAGCGGTTCCAGAATTCCGCAATCGAGCGCGAGGCCATCGGATTGACGGTGTTACGCGGTATGGCGTATCCCATCATGCGTACAATCGCCACGACCGCATGGCCCCAGGCGGCGATGATCAGGAGGTCCAGAGCGTAGTTGGCGAACAACCCGGCCCAGCGCAGCGTCAACGGCAAACTCGCTGCATGGTCGGAGCTGAGGATCATCGCGCCAAGCTTGGGCACCCCAAGGGTTCCATGCAGCACCGCAGCAAGGGCCTGATAGGCCCAGCTGAGGATCGCGGTCCAGACAGCCAGCTTCAGCGCCTTCAGCCGCGTGACCGCCAGCGCCTCTGCATCGTGCGCTTCGAAGCGCGACAGGAAGGACAAGCCCTTGCCTATGGGCGCGACGTCACCGCCCCAGCTGGGGCGCATGTAGAGCGCCCGGATCGTGTCGGGCAGGGCCATCTTGGCTTTCTGGTCGACAGCGGCGTAGGCCAGGAACCAGAAGCAGGAGGCCCAAACCGCCAGGAACGTCCACACCGCAGTATGGACGAACTGTCCGGGCTCGAGATTGGCGGCAATGCCCAAGGACGCCAAGAAGGTCGACAGATGCACAAGAACAGGACGCTTTGACCAGAGGGCGCCGCCGCGGCGCTGACCAGCCATCGCAGCCCGCGCGAACAGCAGAAAGGCCAGCACGCCGGCAATTTGCAGAGCCATTGGCGGCAACGTCAGCGCTATCCCCGTGTTCGCGGAGAGTTCCGACAGCAGTTGCGTGAATTCCTGGGTGCGGAAAGGACGCAGCAGCAGAAAGACGAGGCTGGAGATCAACAGGATGGTGAGGCGCCGGTGAGGGAATGCGGCGGCCGCGAACAAGGTCAAGCAGACCAGCGCAAGCGCCGGCAAACTGACCTGAAGGCTGATCGCCAGCGCGGCGATGAAGGCTGCATGAAGCACGACGAGGCCGCGCAGACTGCCGGCGAATGCGCGTGCCTCGGGGTTCGCATCAATGCCAAGCCAGCGCTGGCGCAGCCGCCAAAGACGGAGGATCCACGCCTCCTGCCTGACCTCAAGCGAGCAGGCGCTCACGGCGAACCTCCTCGAGCGTCTCGCGCAGGGCGCGGCGATCCACCTTGCCGTTCACGTTGACCGGCAGGGCATCGCGCAGATGGATCGTGTCCGGCGTCATGTATCGCGGCAACGTACGCCACATTCTCTCCCGGATCGCTTCTGGCGCAAATCCAGCGCCGACAACGAAGCCGACGAGGCCCTGGGGCGTTCCATCCTGGATCGGCCAGGCGACCACGGCGACCAGATCGCTGCCGGAAGCTGTCCGCAGATGGGCTTCAACCTCCTCAAGTT
This window encodes:
- a CDS encoding AbrB family transcriptional regulator is translated as MRHIRQMAAHRPTLEDIALLLVAALGGWALHFAGVPAGWLTGSMLVVAVVGLRRPWAGPSDAVVQTGMLLSGIIIGAAATPEAVQAAARYPGSLMLLMLSLGLTVLVTGAFLVRFGGWTRLDALLASAPGALSAVMAVASDLGSSLSRIAIIQFFRLFVLVAAIPSLLVISGVGAGQAPAPPPPPNLPDTVLMIACALAAGLLLKRLGLVAPFIIGATLSSMLLHAFDIVHGSLPAPLTLLAFLILGGMVGARLGGLDRAAVGRLMPLAIGAFIASVAIGALLAWPAALLAGVSYGTAFIAFAPGGLEAMAMLAVVLGLDPLYVGAHHLVRFMAVGFLLPIAGRLLCKPRHDEPHAGQ
- a CDS encoding DUF3830 family protein, coding for MKAVRVIAGPYSFTGHFEEALAPKTCAAFIKAMPFASKIIHVRWSGEGVWSPLGDLDFGVGYENNTCYPAPGQIILYPGGVSETEILLAYGNVNFASKAGQLSGNHFITLTSGLENIHALGRKVLWEGAMDIRYELI
- a CDS encoding sugar phosphate isomerase/epimerase, with protein sequence MASTIKGPAIFLAQFAGEAAPFNSWGAITKWAGSLGYKGVQVPTWDGRLFDLGKAAESKSYCDDLTGVAAENGVVITELSTHLQGQLVAVNPAYDAAFDAFAPPQLHGKPKERQAWAVEQMLLAAKASRNLGLDASVSFTGALAWPFVYPWPQRPQGLIETAFSELARRWRPILDAYDETGCDVCFEIHPGEDVFDGATFEMFLDALKGHSRCNINYDPSHFLLMQLDYLAFIDIYHERIKAFHVKDAEFNPSGRQGVYSGYQPWINRAGRFRSLGDGQVDFSAIFSKLAACDYASWAVLEWECCLKHPEDGAAEGAPFIASHIIRVTEKAFDDFAGGEVDKAQIDRLLGLG
- a CDS encoding Gfo/Idh/MocA family oxidoreductase, whose translation is MISPAARSTRRRSTVSWDWVEEAAMVEARSDAGQGRIRLGMVGGGEGAFIGSVHRMAARLDDHFQLLAGCLSSTPEKAQRSGEALGLDRARIYGDFVTMAKREARRKDGIEAVSIVTPNHMHAPAAAAFLKAGIHVICDKPLTTTLKDALKLKALAQTSGLIFAVTHNYTGYPMVRHARAMVEAGELGDIRVVQVEYAQDWLTTRLEDSGQKQAAWRTDPQRSGAGGCIGDIGTHAYNLADYITGIPVTALCAELTAFVPGRALDDNAQIMLRYANGARGLLWASQVAPGNENALAIRVYGAKGGLSWRQEHPNQLLWSPLGEAPRIISRGTGAANAAAARVTRIPSGHPEGYIEGFATIYSEVAQAIIAARSSSAPAPGVHFPTIDDGVRGVAFIEAAVRSSAAGARWVPLD
- a CDS encoding acyl carrier protein encodes the protein MTTATSVSARIETIRQRVLELLSERGDVSGVRDSDSLFFSGRLDSFAATQLMMLLEETFGIDLADASFDVTQLDTIDDIRSLLDG